A genomic stretch from Festucalex cinctus isolate MCC-2025b chromosome 13, RoL_Fcin_1.0, whole genome shotgun sequence includes:
- the lrrc51 gene encoding leucine-rich repeat-containing protein 51, which yields MMYGAPVDLSFKAISSLADAESEEPSRGLRPLKRNLIGKFQSGSLRLNNNHITNLCDLHKTISHFLAEPSLLAWLDLSFNHITNIDKVLCELPQLRVLYLHGNRIFTLSEVDKLQSLSHLHTITLHGNVIETNKAYRKHVISTLRGLKTMDFSVVTPQERALAQIWNRSSNTGKRSMETLP from the exons ATGCAGAGTCAGAAGAACCAAGCAGAGGTCTGCGGCCTTTAAAGAGAAATTTAATAGGAAAATTCCAGAGTGGCTCCCTTCGTCTTAATAACAATCATATTACAAACCTTTGTGACCTTCACAAGACTATTAGCCACTTCCTGGCTGAACCATCACTGCTCGCCTGGTTGGACCTTTCATTCAACCACATCACAAATATAGACAAA gTTTTGTGTGAACTTCCACAACTGCGGGTGTTGTATCTTCATGGCAACCGTATTTTTACTCTATCAGAGGTAGATAAGCTACAAAGTCTCTCACATCTACACACCATCACCCTACATGGAAACGTCATTGAAACAAACAAGGCCTacag GAAACACGTGATATCTACTCTACGTGGATTAAAGACAATGGACTTCAGTGTTGTGACCCCTCAGGAGCGAGCCTTGGCTCAGATATGGAACCGCAGTAGCAACACAGGCAAACGAAGTATGGAAACACTTCCATGA